The following are encoded in a window of Sandaracinaceae bacterium genomic DNA:
- a CDS encoding DUF4215 domain-containing protein: MTHKSEIRALIAVVASLALAGCQLVVSFDRDRLDGGESPMDADVDSGRDTGVPDDGGPDTGTDAGPFCGDGTVDGDEVCDDGNMDSGDGCTDSCTEETGWDCPETGGACAEICGDGMMVGSEACDDGFTDACGTCNADCTDVGVAAVCGDSMFCEETEACDDGNTDAGDGCAADCATIEMGFSCDNSMMPSVCMENCGDGVVDAGEECDDGANVDGDGCSAACAVETGFMCSGMPSTCSTTCGDGVPAGAEECDDGALDAGDGCSATCTIETGYVCAGTPSMCSPECGDGMIIAPEMCDDGNTMGMDGCSATCAVQAGFMCTGMPSVCTPICGDGRVAGGEGCDDGDTMGGDGCSATCTVESGFMCTGTMPSVCTTTCGDGVRAGTEACDDGDTMGGDGCSATCTVESGFMCTGTMPSVCTTTCGDGVRAGTEACDDGDTMGGDGCSATCTVESGYMCTGTMPSVCTTTCGDGVVAGTEACDDGDTMGGDGCSATCTVESGYMCTG; this comes from the coding sequence GTGACCCACAAGAGCGAGATTCGAGCCCTCATCGCCGTCGTCGCGTCCCTGGCGCTCGCCGGCTGTCAGCTCGTCGTGAGCTTCGACCGCGACCGCCTCGACGGCGGCGAGAGCCCCATGGACGCCGACGTCGACTCCGGCCGCGACACGGGCGTGCCCGACGACGGAGGCCCGGACACGGGCACCGACGCTGGGCCCTTCTGCGGCGACGGAACGGTCGACGGTGACGAGGTCTGCGACGACGGGAACATGGACTCGGGCGACGGCTGCACGGACTCGTGCACCGAGGAGACCGGCTGGGACTGCCCCGAGACGGGTGGCGCGTGCGCCGAGATCTGCGGCGACGGCATGATGGTCGGGAGCGAGGCCTGCGACGACGGGTTCACCGATGCCTGCGGAACCTGCAACGCCGACTGCACCGATGTGGGTGTCGCGGCGGTGTGCGGCGACAGCATGTTCTGTGAAGAGACCGAGGCCTGCGACGACGGCAACACCGACGCCGGCGACGGCTGCGCGGCTGACTGCGCGACCATCGAGATGGGCTTCTCCTGCGACAACTCGATGATGCCTTCGGTGTGCATGGAGAACTGCGGCGACGGAGTCGTCGACGCCGGCGAGGAGTGCGACGACGGCGCGAACGTCGACGGCGACGGCTGCTCGGCCGCCTGCGCGGTCGAGACGGGCTTCATGTGTTCGGGCATGCCCTCCACGTGCAGTACCACCTGCGGTGACGGGGTCCCGGCGGGCGCCGAGGAGTGTGACGACGGCGCTCTCGACGCCGGCGACGGCTGCTCCGCCACGTGCACGATCGAGACGGGGTACGTCTGCGCTGGCACGCCCTCCATGTGCAGCCCGGAGTGCGGCGACGGCATGATCATCGCGCCCGAGATGTGCGACGACGGCAACACCATGGGGATGGACGGCTGCTCGGCCACATGCGCGGTCCAGGCCGGGTTCATGTGCACGGGCATGCCGTCCGTGTGCACCCCGATCTGTGGCGACGGGCGGGTCGCGGGCGGTGAAGGCTGCGACGACGGCGACACGATGGGCGGCGACGGCTGCTCTGCGACGTGCACCGTGGAGTCGGGCTTCATGTGCACGGGCACGATGCCTTCGGTTTGTACGACGACGTGCGGGGACGGCGTGCGGGCCGGCACGGAGGCGTGCGACGACGGCGACACGATGGGCGGCGACGGCTGCTCTGCGACGTGCACCGTGGAGTCGGGCTTCATGTGCACGGGGACGATGCCTTCGGTCTGCACGACGACGTGCGGGGACGGCGTGCGGGCCGGCACGGAGGCGTGCGACGACGGCGACACGATGGGCGGCGACGGCTGCTCTGCGACGTGCACCGTGGAGTCGGGCTACATGTGCACGGGGACGATGCCTTCGGTCTGCACGACGACGTGCGGGGACGGCGTCGTGGCCGGTACGGAGGCGTGCGACGACGGCGACACGATGGGCGGCGACGGCTGCTCTGCGACGTGCACCGTGGAGTCGGGCTACATGTGCACGGG
- a CDS encoding PEGA domain-containing protein, with product MGIVATGAAQTQDQRQRARQLYGEAQALFESGQYAQAEASFRAAYQAVPNPVVLKAIAAAQEQQGNIPGSLETLRRYLAEAPNGADRAEVEGRIRDLESRPATVMVASTPPGAAIIVDGTDSGQVTPADVAMTAGEHTVALRLQGYEEASQTFAAQAATRVRLEMNLTQATGDGADAFGTTGGDGEGAESGGGDGGGGGSADPSAGVWATAGIAAAGLISGTVFGFLALSEQSSYDSDPQADTADRGEAFALVADISFGVAAAMAITSIVLYIVERSGGDSSESDSADLDLNVSPWVAAHPGGQSGGVAAQLRF from the coding sequence GTGGGGATCGTCGCCACGGGCGCGGCGCAGACCCAGGATCAGCGCCAGCGCGCGCGGCAGCTGTATGGAGAAGCGCAAGCGCTCTTCGAGTCGGGGCAGTACGCCCAGGCCGAGGCGTCCTTCCGCGCTGCGTACCAGGCGGTGCCGAACCCGGTCGTCTTGAAGGCGATCGCCGCGGCGCAGGAGCAGCAGGGGAACATCCCCGGCTCGCTCGAGACGCTTCGTCGCTACCTCGCGGAGGCGCCCAACGGGGCGGACCGCGCCGAGGTCGAGGGGCGCATCCGTGATCTCGAGAGCCGGCCCGCCACGGTGATGGTGGCCAGCACTCCGCCCGGGGCGGCGATCATCGTCGACGGGACCGACAGCGGTCAGGTCACCCCCGCGGACGTGGCGATGACCGCGGGCGAGCACACCGTCGCGCTCCGGCTCCAGGGCTACGAGGAGGCGAGCCAGACCTTCGCGGCCCAGGCGGCCACGCGCGTCCGGCTCGAGATGAACCTCACCCAGGCGACCGGTGACGGCGCGGACGCGTTCGGCACCACCGGCGGCGACGGCGAGGGCGCGGAGAGCGGCGGCGGAGACGGCGGCGGGGGCGGCTCGGCCGATCCGTCCGCGGGCGTCTGGGCCACCGCGGGCATCGCGGCGGCCGGGCTCATCAGCGGGACCGTCTTCGGCTTCCTCGCGCTGAGTGAGCAGAGCTCCTACGACAGCGACCCCCAGGCCGACACCGCCGATCGCGGCGAGGCGTTTGCCCTGGTCGCGGACATCAGCTTCGGCGTCGCGGCGGCCATGGCCATCACCTCGATCGTCCTCTACATCGTCGAGCGCTCGGGCGGGGACTCCTCGGAGTCCGACTCCGCCGACCTCGACCTGAACGTGTCCCCTTGGGTCGCCGCGCATCCGGGCGGCCAGTCCGGCGGCGTCGCCGCGCAGCTTCGCTTCTAG
- a CDS encoding protein kinase has translation MKVCPRCSELYPDDADQCPKDATPLRTVLDPLIGKTVGGRFRLIQRLGSGGMSSVYLARHVLIDRLMAIKTLRRDLARDPVQRDRFLREARAVNRINHENIVEISDFGETEDGLVYLVMEYVPGEPLLKLLADGPFIPLRALDIAEQCGNALSRAHQMNVIHRDLKPENILIVQRRDRRDYVKLLDFGIAKILDAPSLTGSQQIFGTPGYIAPEYIQSTDIDGRADIYSMGCILYEMVTGALPFDYEYPGDLLVKHVTEAPVKPSVRHADVHPAMEVFILRCLAKDPDERFRDAFHFNAELRAVRERLGPDSSWGGLDEKSGTHARPRGREGSDVHLDTSVDGDQRRLFDGIAQALGEPRPGTTPYGVPLPGSRDTIAEGIPREDLSLEDPSLEKGGSPAGLAIPESPALDGPIAPAAIEAVQADPETPTPLVRNRFGLLGATRWRQRYDAIAQHLDALEESPPEIAHAMAFAARTLEELEEAVASAQAYQEAVEALNERARDFRGTLGRALDQVAGRLSAERGVFEALVMRRNSLRARREAARMKLRRGEGSEGEADALLWELAAVDEELSGAGQRCDELESQRAELAGELDAHNEQFETQRAQLVRVLDAQMLRVEGTAAGLRRPLEQAEAHVRAAWPATPSEGAESGPSPGSVS, from the coding sequence ATGAAGGTCTGCCCGCGCTGCTCCGAGCTCTATCCGGACGACGCGGATCAGTGCCCGAAGGACGCTACGCCCCTCCGGACCGTGCTCGATCCGTTGATCGGCAAGACGGTCGGCGGGCGCTTCCGGCTCATCCAGCGGCTCGGCTCGGGCGGGATGAGCAGCGTCTATCTCGCGCGCCACGTCCTCATCGATCGGCTGATGGCGATCAAGACGCTGCGCCGTGACCTGGCGCGCGACCCGGTGCAGCGCGACCGCTTCCTGCGCGAGGCGCGCGCGGTCAATCGCATCAACCACGAGAACATCGTCGAGATCAGCGACTTCGGCGAGACCGAGGACGGGCTCGTCTACCTCGTCATGGAGTACGTCCCGGGCGAGCCGCTCCTGAAGCTGCTCGCCGACGGCCCCTTCATCCCCCTCCGGGCGCTCGACATCGCCGAGCAGTGCGGCAACGCGCTGAGCCGCGCCCACCAGATGAACGTGATCCATCGGGACCTCAAGCCCGAGAACATCCTGATCGTGCAGCGCCGCGATCGCCGCGACTACGTCAAGCTGCTCGACTTCGGGATCGCAAAAATACTAGACGCGCCGTCGCTGACCGGGAGCCAGCAGATCTTCGGCACGCCCGGCTACATCGCGCCCGAGTACATCCAGTCCACCGACATCGACGGACGCGCCGACATCTACTCGATGGGGTGCATCCTCTACGAGATGGTCACGGGCGCGCTGCCCTTCGACTACGAGTACCCGGGCGATCTGCTGGTCAAGCACGTGACCGAGGCGCCGGTGAAGCCCAGCGTGCGGCACGCCGACGTCCACCCCGCGATGGAGGTGTTCATCCTGCGCTGCCTCGCGAAGGACCCGGACGAGCGCTTCCGTGACGCGTTCCACTTCAACGCCGAGCTGCGCGCGGTCCGTGAGCGGCTCGGGCCGGACTCGAGCTGGGGTGGGCTCGACGAGAAGTCGGGCACGCACGCGCGGCCCCGGGGGCGCGAGGGCTCGGACGTCCACCTGGACACCAGCGTCGACGGCGATCAGCGGCGGCTCTTCGACGGCATCGCGCAGGCCCTCGGCGAGCCTCGACCGGGCACGACCCCGTACGGCGTCCCTCTGCCTGGCTCGCGCGACACGATCGCGGAGGGCATCCCGCGGGAGGATCTCTCGTTGGAGGATCCGTCGCTGGAGAAGGGCGGGTCGCCGGCGGGCCTCGCCATCCCCGAGTCGCCGGCGCTGGACGGGCCGATCGCGCCAGCCGCGATCGAGGCGGTGCAGGCCGATCCCGAGACGCCCACGCCCCTCGTCCGGAACCGCTTCGGCCTGCTCGGCGCGACGCGCTGGCGGCAGCGCTACGACGCCATCGCGCAGCACCTGGACGCGCTGGAGGAGTCGCCGCCGGAGATCGCCCACGCGATGGCCTTCGCGGCGCGCACGCTCGAGGAGCTCGAGGAGGCGGTCGCGAGCGCGCAGGCGTATCAGGAGGCGGTCGAGGCGCTGAACGAGCGGGCCCGCGACTTCCGCGGCACCCTCGGTCGCGCGCTGGATCAGGTGGCGGGGCGGCTGTCGGCCGAGCGCGGGGTCTTCGAGGCCCTGGTCATGCGCCGCAACAGCCTGCGGGCCCGTCGCGAGGCGGCCCGCATGAAGCTCCGGCGTGGGGAGGGCAGCGAGGGGGAGGCCGACGCGCTGCTCTGGGAGCTGGCCGCGGTCGACGAAGAGCTGTCGGGGGCGGGCCAGCGCTGCGACGAGCTCGAGAGCCAGCGGGCGGAGCTGGCCGGGGAGCTCGACGCCCACAACGAGCAGTTCGAGACCCAGCGCGCGCAGCTCGTCCGGGTGCTGGATGCGCAGATGCTCAGGGTCGAGGGCACGGCCGCAGGACTGCGACGTCCCCTCGAGCAGGCCGAGGCGCACGTGCGCGCGGCGTGGCCGGCGACCCCGTCCGAGGGCGCCGAAAGCGGCCCCTCACCCGGATCCGTCAGTTGA
- a CDS encoding formylglycine-generating enzyme family protein, translating into MRALLAFALGAVGLGILPQAREARVTLEASPVVWIEPGRFVMGASDGEIAYGVELCARSRPVPIRSLVPETDGACSPRRFIQESPRRWVWTPAYGLDRTEVTHRQWRACVIAGRCAPSRIPDEDARLAAADMPVTGITHPEAMAFCAWRGGRLPTEAEWERAARGTARHRFPWGRHYNSRLANHGRSPRGPDAEDGWALASPVGSFPDGASSYGVLDMAGNAWEWTASAPTDDDVGLGADPDVYRVVRGGSWAHPPELMRVTHRVWLPTSESRSDLGFRCAYDPPVAP; encoded by the coding sequence ATGCGCGCACTGCTCGCGTTCGCGCTCGGCGCGGTGGGCCTCGGGATCCTCCCGCAGGCGCGAGAGGCGCGCGTGACGCTCGAGGCCTCGCCCGTGGTCTGGATCGAGCCCGGCCGCTTCGTGATGGGCGCGAGCGACGGGGAGATCGCCTACGGCGTGGAGCTCTGCGCGCGCTCGCGCCCGGTGCCGATCCGCTCGCTCGTGCCGGAGACCGACGGAGCGTGCTCGCCCCGCCGCTTCATCCAGGAGTCGCCGCGCCGCTGGGTCTGGACGCCGGCCTACGGCCTCGATCGGACCGAGGTCACGCACCGCCAGTGGCGCGCCTGCGTGATCGCGGGGCGCTGCGCTCCCAGCCGGATCCCGGACGAGGACGCGCGGCTGGCCGCGGCCGACATGCCCGTCACGGGCATCACCCACCCCGAGGCGATGGCCTTCTGCGCGTGGCGAGGAGGCCGGCTCCCGACCGAGGCCGAGTGGGAGCGGGCGGCGCGGGGCACCGCCCGCCACCGATTCCCGTGGGGGCGGCACTACAACTCGCGGCTCGCCAACCACGGCCGCTCGCCGCGGGGTCCCGACGCCGAAGACGGCTGGGCGCTGGCCTCGCCGGTGGGCAGCTTCCCGGACGGCGCGAGCAGCTACGGCGTGCTCGACATGGCGGGCAACGCCTGGGAGTGGACGGCCAGCGCGCCGACCGACGACGACGTCGGGCTCGGCGCCGACCCGGACGTCTATCGGGTCGTCCGGGGCGGCAGCTGGGCGCACCCCCCCGAGCTGATGCGCGTCACCCACCGGGTCTGGCTCCCGACGAGCGAGAGCCGCAGTGATCTCGGTTTTCGATGCGCCTACGATCCCCCGGTTGCCCCGTGA
- a CDS encoding prolipoprotein diacylglyceryl transferase has product MHPFLGELELYGVSRPIGTYGAFVALALFVSGALVVRAAARDRQDVGLTMAALACTVGGGFLGAWLLHLAVEWVRTGAPSFSGIVFFGAVPGGVLAMLAAGRWLGLDVLRVLERSLPALGIGHALGRLGCFFGGCCYGRPFEGAWAVRYTHPFAPGAHPPVLRHPAPIYEALGLLALALVFALWAPMRPGSGRRAALYLGGYCALRLGVEVFRGDAIRGVWAGVSTSQLAALVGLIAALLLARGRRLAA; this is encoded by the coding sequence GTGCACCCGTTCCTCGGCGAGCTCGAGCTCTACGGCGTCTCGCGCCCGATCGGGACCTACGGCGCCTTCGTGGCGCTCGCGCTCTTCGTCTCCGGCGCGCTGGTGGTGCGCGCGGCGGCGCGGGACCGGCAGGACGTCGGGCTGACGATGGCCGCGCTCGCGTGCACGGTCGGCGGCGGGTTCCTCGGCGCCTGGCTCCTGCACCTCGCGGTGGAGTGGGTCCGCACCGGCGCGCCTTCGTTCTCGGGCATCGTCTTCTTCGGCGCGGTGCCTGGAGGCGTTCTCGCCATGCTGGCCGCGGGGCGCTGGCTCGGGCTCGACGTGCTGCGCGTGCTCGAGCGCTCGCTCCCCGCGCTCGGGATCGGGCACGCGCTCGGCCGGCTGGGCTGCTTCTTCGGCGGCTGCTGCTACGGCCGACCGTTCGAGGGCGCGTGGGCCGTCCGCTACACCCACCCCTTCGCGCCGGGCGCGCACCCACCGGTCCTGCGCCACCCCGCGCCGATCTACGAAGCGCTCGGCCTGCTCGCCCTCGCGCTCGTCTTCGCGCTGTGGGCGCCGATGCGGCCCGGCTCCGGGCGCCGCGCCGCGCTCTACCTCGGGGGCTACTGTGCGCTTCGACTCGGCGTCGAGGTCTTCCGCGGCGACGCCATCCGCGGGGTGTGGGCGGGCGTCTCCACCTCCCAGCTCGCGGCGCTCGTGGGCCTGATCGCGGCGCTGCTCCTCGCGCGCGGCCGTCGCCTCGCGGCATGA
- a CDS encoding serine/threonine-protein kinase: MRENELNVGDHLGGYEIRGLLGRGGMGSVYDAWDAKLERRVALKVAHAELTKHRQFRDAFLDEARAMAELDDPRIVPVYAFGHEDGRSFLVMKLVGGPSLERYILEHQPVPPVRAAQIVHDMAAGLDVLHRAGRVHGDVKPANVLLDENGRASLTDLGLSHRLGAIDAEIVRGTPGYMAPERIRGDALPAEAQRSQDVYALTVVAHQMLTGARPFRGSSREEILRQHLESPPPAPSRTILTLPMELDRVVLRGMAKLPKDRWPDALSFAEAFTLAATPRRLIWVVDDDADHAELLGLMLERALPVRTVRWTDPVAALRAAQDQLPDVILVDLDMPQLDGKELTAALRNRADRARLPVIAVTGRGSAQDWAHLRELGADACLLKPVVKEQLIEEVSRHLDSRVAAAEAEAQVKAAV, translated from the coding sequence ATGAGAGAAAACGAGCTCAACGTCGGCGATCACCTCGGCGGCTACGAAATCCGCGGGCTGCTGGGCCGCGGAGGGATGGGCTCGGTCTACGACGCCTGGGACGCCAAGCTCGAGCGCCGCGTCGCTCTCAAGGTCGCCCACGCCGAGCTGACCAAGCACCGGCAGTTCCGCGACGCCTTCCTCGACGAGGCGCGCGCCATGGCGGAGCTCGACGACCCGCGCATCGTGCCGGTCTACGCGTTCGGCCATGAAGACGGCCGCAGCTTCCTCGTCATGAAGCTCGTCGGCGGGCCGAGCCTCGAGCGATACATCCTCGAGCATCAGCCGGTGCCACCCGTGCGCGCCGCGCAGATCGTGCATGACATGGCGGCGGGTCTGGACGTGCTCCACCGCGCCGGCCGCGTGCACGGCGACGTCAAGCCCGCGAACGTCCTGCTGGACGAGAACGGCCGCGCGAGCCTGACCGATCTCGGCCTGAGCCACCGCCTCGGCGCCATCGACGCGGAGATCGTCCGCGGCACGCCGGGCTACATGGCGCCCGAGCGCATTCGGGGCGACGCGCTCCCGGCCGAGGCCCAGCGCTCCCAGGACGTCTACGCGTTGACCGTGGTCGCCCACCAGATGCTGACGGGCGCGCGCCCGTTCCGCGGCAGCAGCCGCGAGGAGATCCTGCGCCAGCACCTCGAGAGCCCGCCCCCCGCTCCCAGCCGCACCATCCTCACGCTCCCCATGGAGCTCGACCGCGTGGTGCTGCGCGGCATGGCGAAGCTCCCCAAAGATCGCTGGCCGGACGCGCTCAGCTTCGCGGAGGCGTTCACGCTCGCCGCGACGCCGCGCCGTCTCATCTGGGTGGTCGACGACGACGCCGATCACGCCGAGCTGCTCGGGCTGATGCTCGAGCGGGCGTTGCCCGTGCGCACGGTGCGCTGGACGGACCCGGTGGCGGCCTTGCGGGCGGCCCAGGATCAGCTGCCCGACGTGATCCTGGTCGACCTCGACATGCCGCAGCTCGACGGCAAGGAGCTGACCGCCGCCCTCCGCAACCGCGCCGACCGGGCGCGCCTGCCGGTCATCGCGGTCACCGGTCGCGGCTCGGCCCAGGACTGGGCGCACCTGCGCGAGCTGGGCGCCGACGCCTGCCTCTTGAAGCCGGTGGTGAAAGAGCAGCTCATCGAGGAGGTCAGCCGCCACCTCGACTCCCGCGTCGCCGCGGCCGAAGCGGAAGCGCAGGTCAAGGCCGCGGTGTAG
- the era gene encoding GTPase Era translates to MSESESEAEPRAGRVAIVGRPNVGKSTLLNALLGQKLAITTPRPGTTRACLLGVHWSDDPPTQIAFVDTPGLERPRSVLGRVLVEEAQGALEGADAILVLVDATHRGPGDDPLPEEDVAIVEQAKEIGRPIVLGLNKVDKVKDKGRLLPKLAAWSERFDFASIVPISALREDNLAPLLKELRALLPEGLLYAPDMLTDRPERFFAAELVRESIIVKTRQEIPYSVAVQVDEYSEDGNLVRIGATIFVDRKTHKGILIGKGGQMLKDIGTRARLAMEDHLQRKVFLQLFVRVEEGWTRDPQKVRTLTKEAD, encoded by the coding sequence ATGTCTGAATCAGAGTCCGAAGCAGAGCCCCGCGCCGGTCGCGTCGCGATCGTCGGCCGACCGAACGTCGGCAAGAGCACGCTCCTCAACGCGCTGCTCGGCCAGAAGCTCGCGATCACGACGCCGCGGCCGGGCACCACGCGCGCCTGCCTCCTGGGCGTGCACTGGTCCGACGACCCGCCGACCCAGATCGCCTTCGTCGACACGCCGGGCCTCGAGCGGCCGCGCTCGGTGCTGGGCCGGGTCCTCGTGGAGGAGGCCCAGGGGGCGCTCGAGGGGGCCGACGCCATCCTCGTCCTCGTGGACGCCACGCACCGCGGGCCGGGCGACGACCCGCTGCCCGAGGAGGACGTCGCCATCGTCGAGCAGGCCAAGGAGATCGGCCGGCCGATCGTGCTCGGCCTGAACAAGGTCGACAAGGTCAAGGACAAGGGCCGCCTGCTCCCCAAGCTCGCCGCGTGGTCGGAGCGCTTCGACTTCGCCTCCATCGTGCCGATCTCGGCGCTGCGAGAGGACAACCTCGCGCCGCTGCTGAAGGAGCTCCGCGCGCTGCTGCCCGAGGGCCTGCTCTACGCGCCCGACATGCTGACCGACCGGCCGGAGCGCTTCTTCGCGGCCGAGCTGGTGCGCGAGTCGATCATCGTCAAGACGCGGCAGGAGATCCCGTACTCGGTCGCGGTGCAGGTCGACGAGTACAGCGAGGACGGGAACCTCGTGCGGATCGGCGCCACCATCTTCGTCGACCGGAAGACCCACAAGGGCATCCTGATCGGCAAGGGCGGTCAGATGCTCAAGGACATCGGCACCCGGGCGCGCCTCGCGATGGAGGACCACCTGCAGCGCAAGGTCTTCCTGCAGCTCTTCGTCCGCGTCGAGGAGGGCTGGACGCGAGACCCGCAGAAGGTCCGCACGCTCACCAAGGAAGCCGACTGA
- the der gene encoding ribosome biogenesis GTPase Der — MAKQRTAGHKGGADKKKPQPLPGNALGALPVVAIVGRPNVGKSTLFNRLIGQRLAIVEDVPGVTRDRHYADAFLLGRDCVIVDTGGFDPESDDPMKEGIARHVRMALAEADVVVAVLDATAAPMPADREAIRLLREADKPVIYIANKADSPSREQEAMALYELGMEQLLLVSAQHALGLGELEEAIVNALPPIVEAPEVEHQGVPRLAIVGRPNAGKSSLTNRLLGEERQLVDDRPGTTIDTIDTLVEVSGEPIVLIDTAGIRRKRAVRKERGVEGLSVMKAIRAMERSDAVVLMIDAFDGVAEQDARLCGLAIERGRALVIGLNKMDLMNAEERKKAIQRTREILSFAPWAPIVPVSAKTGRGTRKLIGAVRDALVEHQKRIGTAQINRFFEEVLEHHPPPVHKNKAVRLFYVTQASAQPPTFIAVTNEPQAVHFSYQRYVVNAIRKRFGFEGTPVRVFYRRRKRREKT, encoded by the coding sequence ATGGCCAAGCAGCGCACGGCCGGGCACAAAGGCGGGGCGGACAAGAAGAAGCCGCAGCCGCTGCCGGGCAACGCGCTCGGCGCGCTCCCCGTGGTCGCGATCGTGGGGCGGCCCAACGTCGGCAAGAGCACGCTCTTCAACCGGCTGATCGGGCAGCGCCTCGCCATCGTCGAGGACGTGCCGGGCGTCACGCGCGACCGCCACTACGCGGACGCGTTCCTGCTGGGGCGCGACTGCGTCATCGTCGACACCGGCGGCTTCGATCCCGAGAGCGACGACCCGATGAAGGAGGGCATCGCCCGGCACGTGCGCATGGCGCTCGCCGAGGCCGACGTGGTGGTCGCGGTGCTCGACGCCACCGCCGCGCCGATGCCCGCCGACCGCGAGGCGATCCGGCTGCTGCGTGAGGCGGACAAGCCCGTCATCTACATCGCCAACAAGGCCGATTCTCCGTCCCGCGAGCAGGAGGCCATGGCGCTGTACGAGCTCGGCATGGAGCAGCTCCTGCTGGTCAGCGCCCAGCACGCGCTCGGGCTGGGCGAGCTCGAAGAGGCCATCGTCAACGCGCTGCCGCCCATCGTGGAGGCGCCCGAGGTCGAGCATCAGGGCGTGCCGCGGCTCGCCATCGTCGGCCGGCCCAACGCGGGCAAGTCGTCGCTGACCAACCGCCTCCTCGGCGAGGAGCGGCAGCTGGTCGACGACCGCCCCGGCACCACCATCGACACCATCGACACCCTGGTCGAGGTCTCGGGCGAGCCGATCGTGCTGATCGACACGGCCGGCATCCGGCGCAAGCGCGCGGTCCGCAAGGAGCGCGGCGTCGAGGGCCTGAGCGTGATGAAGGCCATCCGCGCCATGGAGCGGAGCGACGCGGTGGTGCTGATGATCGACGCGTTCGACGGCGTCGCCGAGCAGGACGCGCGCCTGTGCGGGCTCGCGATCGAGCGCGGGCGCGCCCTCGTCATCGGGCTCAACAAGATGGACCTGATGAACGCGGAGGAGCGCAAGAAGGCGATCCAGCGGACGCGCGAGATCCTGTCGTTCGCGCCCTGGGCGCCGATCGTTCCCGTCTCGGCCAAGACGGGCCGGGGCACGCGCAAGCTCATCGGCGCGGTGCGCGACGCGCTCGTCGAGCACCAGAAGCGCATCGGCACCGCGCAGATCAACCGGTTCTTCGAGGAGGTGCTCGAGCACCACCCGCCGCCCGTTCACAAGAACAAGGCGGTGCGGCTCTTCTACGTGACCCAGGCGTCGGCGCAGCCGCCCACCTTCATCGCGGTGACGAACGAGCCGCAGGCGGTGCACTTCAGCTACCAGCGCTACGTGGTCAACGCGATCCGCAAGCGCTTCGGGTTCGAGGGCACGCCGGTCCGCGTCTTCTATCGCCGCCGCAAGCGGCGCGAGAAGACGTAG
- the ligD gene encoding non-homologous end-joining DNA ligase, whose product MTITVAGVSITHPERVLFPAQGLTKGDLAAHFERVAPHMLPHVERRPLALVRCPRGADNACFFQKHPQGSEPEGVLGVEVPEGGGRATHFAVEGARGLVGMAQLGVLEVHVWGSRVDAVERPDRLVFDLDPDEALSFDAVKDAAKALRRRCEDDGLRPFVMTTGGKGLHVVAPLEPRASFDDARAYAREVAEALVADAPERFVATASKEARAGKIYIDTLRNGLGATAIAPYSTRARRGAPVATPLRWDELSRVEGGDAYDARTIARRLAALGSDPWEGYADARRRLP is encoded by the coding sequence ATGACGATCACCGTCGCGGGTGTCTCGATCACGCATCCCGAGCGGGTCCTCTTCCCCGCGCAGGGGCTGACGAAGGGCGACCTGGCCGCGCACTTCGAGCGGGTGGCGCCCCACATGCTGCCGCACGTCGAGCGGCGCCCCCTCGCGCTGGTACGCTGCCCGCGCGGCGCGGACAACGCGTGTTTCTTCCAGAAGCACCCGCAGGGCTCCGAGCCCGAGGGCGTGCTCGGCGTCGAGGTGCCCGAGGGAGGCGGGCGCGCGACGCACTTCGCGGTCGAGGGCGCGCGGGGTCTCGTCGGGATGGCGCAGCTGGGTGTGCTCGAGGTGCACGTGTGGGGCAGCCGCGTCGACGCGGTGGAGCGGCCCGACCGGTTGGTCTTCGACCTCGACCCGGACGAGGCGCTCTCCTTCGACGCGGTGAAGGACGCCGCGAAGGCGCTGAGGCGGCGCTGCGAGGACGACGGCCTGCGCCCGTTCGTGATGACGACGGGGGGCAAGGGGCTGCACGTGGTGGCGCCGCTGGAGCCGCGCGCGTCCTTCGATGACGCCCGGGCCTACGCGCGCGAGGTCGCGGAGGCGCTGGTCGCCGACGCGCCGGAGCGCTTCGTCGCCACCGCGAGCAAGGAGGCGCGCGCCGGGAAGATCTACATCGACACCCTCCGCAACGGGCTCGGCGCGACGGCCATCGCGCCCTACTCCACCCGCGCGCGACGAGGCGCGCCGGTCGCGACGCCCCTCCGCTGGGACGAGCTGTCGCGGGTCGAGGGCGGAGACGCGTACGACGCGCGCACCATCGCGAGGCGCCTGGCCGCGCTCGGCTCCGACCCGTGGGAAGGATACGCCGACGCGCGCCGGCGGCTGCCCTGA